The Tamandua tetradactyla isolate mTamTet1 chromosome 5, mTamTet1.pri, whole genome shotgun sequence genome window below encodes:
- the LOC143683632 gene encoding disintegrin and metalloproteinase domain-containing protein 1a-like — protein sequence MSVEVLLRHAVSILPSLQKNQMTLEEGERKPQTWAPQKWNSSLEPVSETSSVRMAIMLVVVVIFLPSTFCNLGSDYYSFYEIIVPKRLTVEGRNDPEDKVSYALFMQGQRLVIHLKGKKDYFVSNFPVYSYHDGILGQEMPFISHDCYYEGYIEGVPGSFVSVNTCSGLKGILIKEEKYYRIEPMDSSKEFEHVLYTMAHQAQVTCSVTSKESQVAPNSRQQGSWKPHKAQTLSYLWSLTKYVEMFVVVNSQRFQMWGSNINETIQRVMDIIALANSFSRTINTEVVLVGMEIWTEGDLTEVATDLEVALSNFNSWRQKKLLNRVKYDVAHMIVGHHPGGNMGQAFLGGACSSGFAASVESFHHEDVLLFAALMVHELGHNLGIQHDHSACICKDKHFCLMHQNVTKESGFSNCSFNDFYQFLHEYKGYCLFNNPQHTGRKRRDANCGNGVVEETEECDCGAACGNHPCCDNTCKLKKNAECSQELCCSSCKFSKKGHLCRPALDVCDLPEYCNGTSKMCPEDSYKQDGTPCEMKYYCIKGHCRNPDEQCKGLFGPEASSASSDCYTSFNMKGDRFGHCGYPTTNDQTYVKCGDDNVLCGKLICTGLTTLPEIKPQHTLIQVTGKDDDCWSMDASESPDDLNDGDVIFGTNCGAKKLCEYYTCVPDTILNYDCKPAEMCNGKGVCNNLKHCHCKAGFAPPDCKNEGDGGSIDSGPPGKQNEEKPTPGSDKDKTKENEEIIARSLAVLFLLFILALLALCIACAIFQAKEQAAATPKAAPPLAPAVVPEAPAPEEAPPEEPAEEEPVEEEEEEEEEEEEEEVGEEEEGEEDREEEEEAE from the coding sequence ATGTCAGTGGAAGTCTTACTGAGACATGCTGTCTCCATCCTGCCTTCTCTACAGAAAAACCAAATGACCTTAGAAGAGGGTGAGAGAAAGCCTCAGACTTGGGCCCCACAGAAGTGGAACTCGAGTCTGGAGCCAGTATCTGAAACGTCAAGTGTCAGGATGGCCATcatgctggtggtggtggtgattttTCTGCCAAGCACATTCTGTAACCTGGGATCAGACTATTATTCTTTCTATGAAATAATCGTTCCCAAGAGGCTGACAGTTGAGGGAAGGAATGACCCAGAGGACAAGGTTTCCTATGCACTGTTTATGCAGGGCCAGAGGCTGGTGATTCACCTGAAGGGGAAGAAGGACTATTTTGTGAGTAACTTTCCAGTCTACAGCTACCATGATGGCATTCTGGGGCAGGAAATGCCTTTCATCTCACATGACTGCTACTATGAAGGCTACATAGAAGGAGTCCCaggttcttttgtttctgtcaaTACCTGTTCAGGCCTCAAGGGCATCCTGATTAAGGAGGAAAAATACTATCGGATTGAGCCCATGGACTCTTCAAAAGAATTTGAACATGTATTGTACACCATGGCACACCAAGCTCAAGTCACCTGCAGTGTCACTTCCAAAGAGAGTCAAGTGGCACCCAACAGCAGGCAACAAGGGAGCTGGAAGCCTCATAAAGCACAGACACTGTCCTACTTGTGGTCCCTCACAAAATACGTGGAGATGTTTGTCGTGGTCAACAGCCAGCGATTCCAAATGTGGGGCAGTAACATCAATGAGACAATCCAGAGAGTAATGGACATCATTGCTCTGGCCAACAGCTTCTCTAGGACAATAAACACAGAGGTGGTGCTGGTTGGCATGGAGATTTGGACCGAGGGGGACCTAACAGAGGTCGCCACGGACTTGGAAGTCGCACTCAGCAATTTCAATAGCTGGAGACAAAAGAAGCTCCTCAATCGTGTGAAGTATGATGTTGCCCACATGATTGTTGGGCATCATCCCGGAGGGAATATGGGACAGGCATTTCTCGGTGGTGCCTGTTCAAGTGGTTTTGCTGCATCTGTTGAATCCTTCCATCATGAAGATGTCCTCCTGTTTGCAGCACTCATGGTTCATGAGCTTGGGCACAACTTGGGTATTCAGCATGACCACTCGGCCTGCATTTGTAAAGATAAACACTTTTGCCTCATGCATCAAAATGTTACCAAAGAAAGTGGCTTCAGCAACTGCAGCTTTAATGACTTCTACCAGTTTCTACATGAATACAAGGGGTACTGCCTGTTTAATAATCCTCAGCACACAGGCCGCAAACGTAGGGATGCCAACTGTGGAAATGGTGTGGTAGAGGAAACAGAGGAGTGTGACTGTGGTGCTGCCTGTGGCAATCATCCATGCTGTGACAATACATGTAAACTGAAGAAAAACGCAGAGTGTAGTCAAGAACTCTGTTGTAGCTCATGCAAATTTAGCAAAAAGGGACATTTGTGTCGCCCTGCTCTGGATGTGTGTGACCTCCCAGAGTACTGCAATGGTACCTCCAAAATGTGCCCCGAAGACAGCTACAAGCAAGATGGTACACCTTGTGAAATGAAGTACTATTGCATTAAGGGCCACTGTAGGAATCCTGATGAACAATGTAAGGGCCTTTTTGGGCCTGAAGCAAGTTCTGCCTCATCAGACTGTTATACTTCATTCAACATGAAAGGAGACCGGTTTGGACACTGTGGTTATCCCACAACAAATGATCAAACCTATGTTAAGTGTGGAGATGATAATGTACTGTGTGGGAAACTTATATGTACAGGTCTTACAACGTTACCAGAAATCAAACCCCAACATACACTGATCCAGGTCACCGGAAAAGATGATGACTGCTGGAGCATGGATGCCTCTGAAAGTCCTGATGACCTTAATGATGGAGATGTGATATTTGGCACTAACTGTGGTGCAAAGAAACTCTGTGAGTATTATACCTGCGTTCCTGACACCATACTCAACTATGACTGCAAACCAGCTGAAATGTGTAATGGGAAAGGTGTTTGCAACAATTTAAAGCACTGCCATTGTAAGGCTGGGTTTGCTCCTCCTGACTGCAAAAATGAAGGAGATGGTGGTAGTATTGATAGTGGACCCCCTGGCAAGCAAAATGAAGAGAAACCAACACCAGGAAGTGACAAGgacaaaactaaagaaaatgaagaaatcataGCAAGGTCATTAGCTGTATTATTCTTACTATTTATTCTAGCACTTTTAGCACTGTGCATTGCTTGTGCCATCTTCCAAGCTAAAGAACAGGCAGCCGCTACGCCAAAGGCAGCTCCTCCATTGGCCCCAGCCGTGGTCCCAGAGGCACCTGCACCAGAAGAGGCTCCACCTGAAGAGCCAGCAGAAGAGGAACCagtagaggaagaggaagaggaagaggaagaggaggaagaagaagaggtgggcgaagaagaggaaggagaagaagacagggaagaagaggaagaagccGAGTGA